The following is a genomic window from Phaseolus vulgaris cultivar G19833 chromosome 6, P. vulgaris v2.0, whole genome shotgun sequence.
gctggggggaaGATAGCAGTTGGGTAGTTGGAGGCAGCTGGtggcctggagaaggaaggtTGGTGGGCTCTGTGGCAGTTTGACCGCAGGGAGGaggggaagacccttcctctactttcaccacctcaatctctcaaggctggagagatgaggccccctcaactGCTGACCTTTTCCTTTGGCGGTATACTAGAGGAGAGCCTGAGCTCTTCTCTTCAGTTGAAGCAGCAGTAGCAGCAGCGGTTGAAGcggaagccttcaccagcctcttccttttcttacctggctcggggccttcagctggcgcgaccgagagtggaggggctgcgatgggctctgttgtggaagaagaggagccagtgcccttggctcccctacgtttggcaagctccagcagggCCAGCCTCCTGTCTTTCCCCGTCATTGAGTCTGCATAGACGAGAAAGGGAAGGGTTAGTTGGCCAAGTTATGCAAGTAAACCAAAAAGCACATAAAAACATGCCAGAGAAGAgacaagtatcctaagaggtgcaagaagagctacctatatattttttcagagccaccacatcaaattcatctttgatgaggcgggcggagttgtacttggcccccaggagcagcccacacagctcgcgcttatagggggccatagcttcgagatccctggatttcttgaacTCGACTCCaagaacccagtagagggggtacccctcgagcaggcttggactttgaggggtagcagatatcatgtagaatctgcccttccaatctttgaaggattgctggtacaggcccaggagcacccgtccagcaaccccgttcaggctcacccaggacctgtccccagggttcttcgcttcgaagaagtaaaggaacacgtccacggaggcgttgtgcccgaaatgactgcagaggatttgaaacgcccggatgaaggcccaggcatttggatggagttggcagggcgcgacgtttaactccatcatcagctccttttcgaagaaagtgaaagggaggcgcagcttTAGTCTTTTGAAAAtggcggaatagatgaagacaaagggcacccccttggtggccctgtcatctaCGCAGataggcatccctcgaggagggatGCGGATTTGAATATTGAAATCGTTCTCCCTGTCGATAgagcaggaaggctcatcgggGTTGTGACTTAGCAGGGATTGGAGATGGCCCTCAGGCAGTAGAGTGGAGGTTTCGGcgagcaatgccaggggagcccattggtagaccctggcattgtcgtggtaggaggtagccacaagcggtggtggagctggcgcactcgcggagggctgtgcaccagaagaagaagcaatgatgcgcgcagtttgtttcaagcgagccatcgtgagatagctgcaaatggaggaaaaacaaAAAGTCAGAATAAATGGGAGAAGgaggaatgatgaatgtttcggtgaaaacaggaaagggaaaggaaaaggagatgcccaaatgaaaagaagaagcagaagccagAGTAAGAGCctgaaaaaaccctagcgcgggttcgagagagggaaatggggaagatgaatgcatgataactagaatgataaatgcaatcggtaaagatgaccaaaaaggggccagggaaaagaaaaaccatacctttgaatgatcgcaagagattgggaagcagagaatttgaagaaagatgggtgcgcagaagagaagttcgcagagagtctgggagtcgaatgaagaagatgaaggaacagtggaagggcgcgccaatttgaataagagaagcgctagcgacgcgcagcgctggccgttgatggggccacgtgtcgcgggATTAAGAGAAGAAGCCCAAACGTTAAAGaggcagcacgtgaggtggcacgtgaggcgaccccacttgccacgtggactgggggcgcgaccacttagtctcttcgcggagaacgagttctcgactcgagactggggggcttgtgatccgatcggtcatcggtagtcgatgacgtcagcagcagaaaaccacgtggaccactcgaagggtgacacgtggaccaggtggcagagaggtcggggggacgatcgccaagagaggtgatcggtggtcagtaaccaagttaccaccgacagatcaggcgggagagaggtcgggggatagatcacccggaatggtgatcggtggtcagtagccaagtgaccaccagcagaccagttcccagactcgcgcctggaggcagagtgCGATAAGCGAATagacactgatcagtcatcggggtattgtcatcggggtctcgtgttacacgcagttaaactgggaatgaggttcccagcgagagcgttacgcatggatctcgcgtgtgcacacctcagggaatcatgcacgagagtggcctgagggaactagtaaaccagccagtggttggtgattccctcaacccattacgtgcaaggcatcgtgaagggtaagctgtatacgcagagagcaacgtttggtgagtgtgcctagaccagccacacccgacgttctcccaagAGTATGCGATCTGCCCAGATAGGAGAAACATCCTACGTTACTCCGCGAGGGCTTAACTTAGGcccacaaagagaagcgctagagcccttccagtaagtgacgcgtgtgtggttagatgtgagttgcaggctcccacgtgtcatcatctgaggggggtgcggtccagacaaaagagcactccgtaccactaaaggtacagacaggcacagccaagcgcagacatgcgcaaactctcacgctccccattgctgattctgaaggtacgctttctctgaaaagcataacagggttctgacacatgccagaaaagcataacagaattctgttatgcccaaaAGCAGAGAGGGAGATAAAAgaagaatcagagtgagagtgaggggaggagaaaaaagagagacgaaaaacagagtgcaagttttttctcacacacacattactagtttccagtttctggtggttctgttggactaacttgattgtcggagtgcaaacggccgttagaggcgccgtctgtgtgttttgcaggtcacatttgaagATCATCTGAGTtcggagggtgattctgcagaagacgcagtcgcgtaggcggggcagagagtgctacgaagcgattcgtCCACGTttgagttgccggcaggatcaattataaatataataaacacTATAAGAAGATCAGTAGGTAGAAACTAATCTTATAAACAAGAAAttattagttactatattgactaaattagatattattttagagacaaaaaaattatttatagctAAAGTAGTTTATATGTGGACCAGAGGACATATTAAACTTGGAAAAATTCAGAAATATTATCTGTCTTTGTTTAtgtataaaatgtaaataataaaataatatttgatatttttatatttctgaGTTAAccttataatataaatatcttTCTCTCGTAACAAGACTATCTTGGACGTTTCTTTTTTTACATGTTGACTATTCAACCTCCTTAACAAGGTACATGactttagggtttagggtttagggttccaTGACTCTCTAAATCACTGAAAGACACATGGCAAGCTATGAATGGAGAGCTCTTTGTAAATAGGATTGCCACATGGCAAGCTAGGAATGAAGAGTCTTTTGTAAAAAGATTTATCACATGGCAAGATAGGAATGAAAAACTTTCTATACATAGGATTTCGACGTGACATGTTAGGAGTGAAGAGTATTTTTGAGAACTCATTAATCATTTAAGAGtctttttagattataaataagAGAATCACATCTTGTAATTTCTAGACTTGATTGATATATGAATTgtatttctaaaattttcagCACACTTATCCAAGTCTCTCTTTTATGATGCTTCTTgcatttttaaaaactcaagAAAGTTCGTCTAACATTTTCCTTAACCTTTGCACATTGTAAAACTCATACCCAAACTAAGAACTTCCATGATCATTCTATGCTTCCCCACAAATCTACAAGTTTTCCGTTTCCTTCCATTAATCTCCATTAAACACTCAAAACAAATTGCATCAATTTTATCacaaactactttaaatatcaataacctttttaatctctaaaataatatataattttgttaatatattaaatttttgtattttaaaattaatttctgcctaataattttaaataattgaaaagtCATATAGAAGTGTAACagaaaaattcaaaacaaagtCTTACAATTTGGTACGgaagaaaacaaatcaaaattattgaataaatttgGGAAAATCATAGATGTCGTGTTATAATCATGACCATgatacaatattatttttctattttattttcctctATCCACGAGAAAATCCTTCATCAACACTTTTTACAAATAATACTATTTtcataaaaactataatttctAATTAAGTTAATCGATCacaaaaaaatacttttgtaaaagaaaatattaaaaggaatatattaaatatttgttactataaatttaatttttttttcttacatacAAAActaattttcacattttttaatttttttgttttaaaaagttATGTTCCTTtgtaaatgtatatttttattatatgtatttttatcattttgaaaaatatatatgtgtACATAACTTTTAGATGTAAAGACATGCCTCTCCGTCCATTGTTTTAGCCTGATTCTGCCGTCACACGTGAGAACTAATTGTAACACCCCGGAAaatacatataactattacaataaaagttctaccagtttctatacaaacttggagtttttcaaaaacattcctaatacatgattaggatttatagaaatacaatttACATATCCACAACTCAAAATAAGACTCTGAACcctctaaggctctcctgcacctgtatggtcatctgctcgtgtacatagtacagtcattgcagttcaaacacaacaagaaaagcaagggtaagctagtgaaaatagaattttataatatacacaattaaatcaaaagagaaaaccaagttacatgatcaatttctcaaattattcaatcttcttcaaatctcaacaataaaacaatcacatagatctcacatggatctacacattcaagatattcaacaaacaacgtctttcggaagacccgtattaagtaagtcctaccagagactaacacctgatccaaagattaccagcgaatccaacagaaaggatcagggtaagttcaatacaacccaagccgtgcatctcatatgtcacggtgtgcatgaactcccccatcagcttctcaccacctgatatcttagtctatgtgacttagatcatcagtgaagctcggagatctctgttaccacataggcatcaatacttaatacacagcaaacatcagtccatacattatcccgacatcaatacttaatacacaacaaacatcagtccatacattatcccaaatgtatgaattcaatttcataccatttcgtcatacaatatcattcaaaaagttatccacaatattcaaaagtttatttgacataaaaaaatacactttaatactaaatcatcaaaacccaatatttccacaaatttaaataatatataaacaaacaacccaatataaataaacacacaacatccctgcaagagaaattgaatattgggaccacgtcccttccgcattcagatattctatcctagggtgctattaaaaattaaatttagcttcccttacctcaattgcttgctttccaagcaacttttagaattttattccccaccgtttggataagcttcaagatttacgggcctaatgcaaattatccaaacagaacaaaatttcagtatataatataataagttgagaggattaaacttctcaactgaccccaccaagattgatgactaaatcctaaggaaaaacagagaacaaaggatatttagagtaaaaatgaacttactctgtttgaaaatctgatcgggtagaaatgttccttaactcctctgctacagcgtggtatgatcagattctaaaatagatgaagtttgggagagaaattaaaagagagggagagaagagaattggagagagagagagaaaaagaagaaaatgaaaggcACTGGTGGTGGGGGGCAAAGCTTCTGttggtgttttttttaaaaaaaacacgcTGTTACActaataattttagtttaacaaaaatatttaaaaaaaagaagataaaatgttagtttttataatttagtatatataaaaattaaaattttaactattagtTTTCATTTATGAAAACATTCCATCTTTTcccattattatttttaaatatcttttgaCTTCTCTGTAAGATTCTGAAAATTTgtcatattttttcaattagGTAAGGAATAATCATTTTTTAACTATTAAAAATTCTAATAGAATAATTTCATTCATTTATAGTGTTCTGAGTTATGTTTCTTGTTTCTCAATATTTTTTGTGAGATGAGGAtcaacttttaaatttttatatttcgaTAATGGATTTTTCTAGGTGATTGAAGTTTTTGAGTAgttctttttaatctttttctgGAGTATGCGAGGTTACATGTTAGGGTGCGTGGGTGGTGAGCCAAAGCTACTAAAAGATATATGCGTTAACGATAgtattggtagttaaaattttaatttaaaaattatttattaataataaaaattaatttaaattttttttttttttaatttttaaaataatttttaatttagttaatatagtaattaattatattttatctctaaaattgatttctgtttaataattttttatagtgatttatttatatttaaaatttattttaattcaataaaagttttgTATGAATTATctcaattatataataaaatttccaGTGTGGTGGCTATTTTAAAATGTCCTAACATAGGAAAAAATTAcgaaaatgaaattttataagTTAAAGCTGTATACACATTAActaaatttattaatgttattttttttattaaaattgttaatAGGATTGACAattctaatttaaataaaatgtagAGTAATTATACTATTGATAATTTTAGTGTATTTTATTTAGTATATTTTATCTAAATTGAAATTGTTGGTTTATAatttttagttgattttttttttcttttttaaaaataaaaatatatataataataatttaaaaattatttaaatcagATAAAACGAATAAGAATGTGGGGTGAAATTTATATTTCAgagataaataatataaaaaaagttaaaactaaattttggtTGATTAAAGTTTCCGTAACATGCCGATGAACCTGAAAAAATGATAGAgaggaaggagagaagaggcTATGAACGAGATGAAGAAGAGTGTAGTTGCATTGGAacaatttatctatttattaattAGCATTATGTATGGACGTAACTTTATTGGAAAGAAATTATTGAGTCCTGATCGCAGAGACGCGAACAGTAACGTCCTTTACATAAAACTGGGATAAAGAAAATACATTAGTTGTGTTGTTATGCGCAATGGTAATGGGGGGGTTTGCGTCCACAGTTGTTAAATTGTATGTCGATGAGGTCGTCCCGGGGGAGAAATGTTTTACCATGCTTGAGCTTGTATACGGCGCAAAGACAGGCAGCTGCATCAGGGTCTGAAAGATGAGCCATGGTAGGGCAGCAACTACCGTCTGCTAAATGAGGGGGCACCAAAAGTTTGTAGCAAATACGCATATCAGGGCAATTTTTGTCCTCAGCCTGTGACCTAACCATGCAAAAGAAAAGGAGGTTGATGGAGAGCAGAACAAGGCCAACACTCTTGCTGGAACCCATTTTCCAAACAGATTCACAGAAATATACTGATTAGTTTTCTCTCTTCTGCAAGACACCTGAAATTTGCCAATTTATATGCAAAGGATATTTGTTTTTCTCAACATTTTACCATCCTTATCCTTAGTTACAAGTaaatcattaaattataattaattttaaagattaaaataattaattattattaactaaattaaaaatctgaaattaattaatataattgttattttttatttatccatACATTTCAAGTTACCAAGCATGATTGCAAAATTTATTGACTTTTGACAACACTAGACCGAATATATATAACGGTTGtctaaacataaaaatatagttGTTTAATAAGTGTGCTTAAACgctcaattccctatctagcaccatttacatctttatttccttatttagcacctttttgtttttattttcctatctagcacccttttgtttttattttcctatctagcactcttttattttttatttccctatctagcaccattttaaaaataaataaataaataataaattattattttttaataattttaattttgaatgcattaaaaaataaatatttttaatgtttaaaataattagaaatataattaatgaataaataaatgagtttttacaaaataaaaacaaaaaagtaataaattaaaaatgtttagtttaaaattatttttttttaaaatgaagaaaataaaaaattaaactctacaacaacataaaagttgaatctataaacatacattagtatttatttttattattattgatgatgtaatcatgttaatttcaagtaaaaaatacaggacatatttataaaaaaaaaacaaagtcaattagtattaattaatagtggacacataaataatattgaagtgtttacctaaatgcaaaattctaaaaaaaactaatacacatgttacacttaatgcttaaaaatgagaagaaaaaaatgcaaaaataaataagtctagaaaataaaaaaacaacaataaaataaaaacaaaaaccataaataaataaataaagattgcagaattaaaaataataactaaaaacataaaaggtataaaataaaggaaaaacaaaataagataaagataaaatatataaaaaaaatcaaataaatcaaaacaagataaatataagagatataagacgatactaaataagtatgtgttgatcataaaaaggaaaataaatgagagatgatcattcatttaatatgtttctagttattattattttttctgccattctttatttatttctatttatgtttttattcattaattatatttctaactattttaaatactaaaaatattttt
Proteins encoded in this region:
- the LOC137833543 gene encoding uncharacterized protein yields the protein MGSSKSVGLVLLSINLLFFCMVRSQAEDKNCPDMRICYKLLVPPHLADGSCCPTMAHLSDPDAAACLCAVYKLKHGKTFLPRDDLIDIQFNNCGRKPPHYHCA